One genomic region from Ptychodera flava strain L36383 chromosome 5, AS_Pfla_20210202, whole genome shotgun sequence encodes:
- the LOC139133402 gene encoding nucleolar protein 4-like isoform X2, whose amino-acid sequence MSTKSSRRRNLKAEDNESLTSGDTEVSEPSVNSSGDLTADSPQPMEFKNGDDITVNGSRSSSPNKTKETLSGALAMDMSTTSNGDNFDRSHTLTLRSSGSEVKAEINYEASTNGHLSYIGAVRQTETPEDLTVGRDDDDDGDDDDSDKLVDTPPHGVDPERLKAFNMFVRLFVDENLDRMVPISKQPKDKIQAIIDACYRQFPELHERARKRIRTYLKSCRRMKRNRDANGLDVRPTPPHLTSAAAESILSAACQSESENAKRMRLELEQQQQQQQVQQAEIVATTQNHYTHDLLRQDRRPTEFKFANGGVYDTYTAMPPPSTAPHHAGIIQHAQALTNGPTDLSMKKNTTSKPQLNASEVQTIKQLIAGYRESAAFLLRSADELEQLLLQSN is encoded by the exons ATGTCAACCAAGTCTTCTCGACGGAGGAATCTGAAAGCGGAG gATAACGAATCTCTGACCAGTGGCGACACAGAAGTTAGCGAGCCTAGTGTGAATTCAAGCGGCGATCTCACCGCCGACAGTCCGCAACCGATGGAATTCAAAAATGGAG ATGACATCACGGTAAACGGAAGTCGGTCATCATCGCCGAATAAAACGAAAGAAACGTTATCAGGGGCACTCGCAATGGACATGTCAACTACATCGAACGGGGATAATTTCGACAGGTCACACACTTTGACCTTACGGAGTTCCGGGTCAGAGGTCAAAGCAGAAATAAATTATGAG GCATCAACAAATGGGCATCTCAGCTACATCGGAGCAGTGCGGCAGACAGAAACCCCCGAAGACTTGACAGTCGGGCgagatgatgacgacgatggcgatgatgatgacagtgacaAACTTGTCGACACACCGCCGCATGGGGTAGATCCAGAAAGACTGAAAGCTTTTAAT ATGTTTGTTCGTCTTTTTGTTGATGAAAACCTTGATCGAATGGTACCGATTTCCAAGCAACCGAAAGACAAGATTCAAGCCATAATTGATGCCTGTTACAGGCAGTTTCCAGAGTTACACGAGAGAGCACGCAAGAGAATCCGTACCTACCTGAAGTCGTGTAGGCGAATGAAGCGAAACAGGGATGCAAATGGTCTTGACGTG aGACCAACACCACCTCATCTTACCTCAGCAGCTGCCGAAAGTATTCTCTCGGCAGCCTGTCAGAGCGAAagtgaaaatgcaaaaagaatGAGGCTAGAATTGgagcaacaacaacagcaacaacaagtACAACAG GCGGAGATAGTCGCCACAACGCAGAACCATTACACTCATGATCTTCTGAGGCAAGACAGAAGACCAACAGAGTTCAAATTTGCAAACGGAGGGGTGTACGACACTTACACTGCCATGCCCCCTCCGTCAACTGCTCCACATCATGCAGGGATTATACAGCATGCACAAGCTTTAACAAATG GTCCAACCGACTTAAGTATGAAAAAGAATACAACTTCCAAACCGCAGCTCAACGCGTCCGAAGTCCAAACCATCAAGCAACTCATTGCTGGTTACAGAGAGTCAGCTGCGTTTCTCCTCAGGTCGGCTGACGAGCTCGAACAGCTGCTCCTCCAAAGCAACTGA